One genomic region from Salvia hispanica cultivar TCC Black 2014 chromosome 2, UniMelb_Shisp_WGS_1.0, whole genome shotgun sequence encodes:
- the LOC125204270 gene encoding berberine bridge enzyme-like 18, which yields MASLHTLTFLFLIATNLHLFGASSSNNHGYDDFLECLTDQFQRSNSPTDTIYSPQNATYATLLLSQNLRPASALPRRPDLIVTPHRVSEIQASIHCSRVLNLQIRVKSGGHDYEGLSYASASAPFVIVDMRNFRSVSIDEKAKTARVEVGATLGQLYYTISRTSKTLAFPAGVCPTVGVGGHFSGGGYGMISRKHSIAADHIIDATLINANGQILNKKSMGEDLFWAIRGGGGTSFGIVLDFTVTLVTVPETVTVFNVTRTLEENATELVDKWQHIADKVDENLLLRLFLNPTNSPATGNLTVAASFTSLYLGGARDLLPIMAEQFPELGLTEADCMEMSWVESLLFFANVDNQPLDVLLDRTPASGFGSSYFKGKSDYVSTPIPVTGLREIWNFLLQEEGSSLQFSPYGGVLNTYSDEETPFPHRRGNIFMIHYGVGWLNLNESEASIGWIRGLYGYMARHVTKNPRAAYFNYRDLDIGRNNAGNTSYDQASVWGLRYFKNNFRRLVRVKTKVDPSNFFRNEQSIPVLGS from the coding sequence ATGGCGTCTCTTCACACTCTCACATTTCTCTTCTTAATTGCCACAAACCTCCATCTCTTCGGAGCTTCCTCATCCAACAACCATGGGTACGACGATTTCCTTGAATGCCTGACCGATCAATTCCAACGCTCAAACTCACCTACCGACACAATCTACAGCCCTCAAAACGCAACCTACGCCACTCTCCTACTCTCACAAAATCTCCGCCCGGCCTCCGCCCTCCCGCGGCGGCCGGACCTCATCGTCACCCCACACCGCGTGTCGGAAATCCAAGCCTCCATCCACTGCTCCCGTGTTCTCAACCTCCAGATCAGAGTCAAGAGCGGCGGCCACGACTACGAAGGCCTCTCCTACGCCTCCGCGTCGGCCCCCTTCGTCATCGTCGACATGAGAAACTTCAGATCGGTTTCCATCGACGAGAAGGCGAAAACCGCGCGTGTGGAGGTCGGCGCAACCCTCGGCCAGCTCTACTACACCATCTCCCGGACAAGCAAAACCCTCGCTTTCCCCGCCGGCGTCTGCCCCACCGTCGGAGTCGGCGGCCACTTCAGCGGCGGCGGCTACGGCATGATCTCACGGAAACACTCCATCGCCGCCGACCACATAATCGACGCTACCCTCATCAACGCAAACGGCCAAATCCTAAACAAAAAAAGCATGGGAGAGGATTTGTTCTGGGCAATCAGAGGCGGCGGAGGTACCAGCTTCGGGATCGTGTTAGATTTCACGGTGACGCTAGTCACCGTGCCAGAAACCGTCACGGTCTTCAACGTGACACGAACGCTGGAGGAAAACGCGACGGAGCTAGTCGATAAATGGCAACACATCGCCGACAAGGTCGACGAGAATCTCCTCCTCAGACTCTTCCTAAACCCTACCAACTCTCCGGCCACCGGAAACCTAACAGTCGCCGCCTCATTCACGTCGCTGTACCTCGGTGGGGCCCGCGACCTTCTCCCTATAATGGCAGAGCAGTTTCCCGAGCTCGGATTGACCGAAGCTGATTGCATGGAGATGAGTTGGGTGGAATCCCTTCTTTTCTTTGCTAACGTAGACAACCAACCCCTAGACGTATTGTTGGACCGGACGCCGGCGAGCGGGTTCGGATCCTCGTATTTCAAAGGGAAATCGGACTACGTGAGTACTCCGATCCCCGTCACCGGTCTTAGGGAGATATGGAACTTCCTTCTACAAGAAGAAGGTTCTAGCCTGCAGTTCAGTCCGTACGGGGGAGTTCTGAACACCTACTCTGATGAGGAAACTCCGTTTCCTCATCGGAGAGGGAATATATTCATGATCCATTATGGGGTGGGGTGGTTAAACCTCAATGAATCGGAAGCGAGTATTGGTTGGATTAGGGGGCTCTACGGCTACATGGCACGCCACGTCACCAAGAATCCACGAGCAGCTTACTTCAACTACAGGGATCTTGATATTGGGAGAAACAATGCAGGGAATACAAGTTACGATCAAGCTAGTGTTTGGGGGCTCagatattttaagaataattttAGGAGATTAGTTCGTGTGAAGACGAAAGTTGACCCCTCGAACTTTTTCAGAAACGAGCAGAGTATTCCGGTGTTGGGATCGTAG
- the LOC125208132 gene encoding berberine bridge enzyme-like 18, with protein sequence MASLHTLTYLILISTNLHLFGASSSNNHGYHDFVECLIDQFQRLNSATDTIYTPQNATYATLLLSQNLRQASALPRRPDLIVTPFHVSEIQASIHCSHILGLQIRVKSGGHDYEGLSYASASAPFVIIDMRNFRSVSIDEKAKTARVEVGATLGQLYYTISRTSKTLAFPAGVCPTVGVGGHFSGGGYSMISRKHSIAADHIVDATLINADGQILNKKSMGEDLFWAIRGGGGTSFGIVLDFTVTLVTVPETVTVFNVTRTLEENATELVDKWQHIADKVDENLLLRLFLNPTNSPATRNLTVAASFTSLYLGGARDLLPIMEEQFPELGLTKDDCKEMSWVESLLFFANVDDQPLDVLLDRTPAGGFGSSYFKGKSDYVSAPIPVTGLREIWNFLLQEEGSSLQFSPYGGVLNTYSDEETPFPHRRGNIFMIHYAVVWLNLNESEAGIRWIRGLYGYMARHVTQNPRAAYFNYRDLDIGRNNEAGNTSYDQASVWGLKYFKNNFRRLVRVKTKVDPLNFFRDEQSIPVLGSSKKKLHLLEGRRE encoded by the coding sequence ATGGCCTCTCTTCATACTCTCACATACCTCATCTTAATTTCCACAAACCTCCATCTCTTCGGAGCTTCCTCTTCCAACAACCATGGCTATCACGATTTCGTCGAATGCCTAATCGATCAATTCCAACGCTTAAACTCTGCTACCGACACAATATACACCCCTCAAAACGCAACCTACGCCACTCTCCTACTTTCACAAAATCTCCGCCAGGCCTCAGCCCTTCCGCGGAGGCCCGACCTCATCGTCACCCCATTCCACGTGTCAGAAATCCAAGCCTCCATCCACTGCTCCCACATCCTCGGCCTCCAGATCAGAGTCAAGAGCGGCGGCCACGACTACGAAGGCCTCTCCTACGCCTCCGCGTCGGCCCCCTTTGTGATCATCGACATGAGAAACTTCCGATCGGTTTCAATCGACGAGAAGGCGAAGACCGCGCGCGTGGAGGTCGGCGCAACCCTCGGCCAGCTCTACTACACGATCTCCCGGACAAGCAAAACCCTCGCTTTCCCCGCCGGCGTCTGCCCCACCGTCGGAGTCGGCGGCCACTTCAGCGGCGGAGGCTACAGCATGATCTCACGGAAACACTCTATCGCCGCCGATCATATCGTCGACGCTACCCTCATCAACGCAGATGGCCAAATCCTAAACAAAAAAAGCATGGGAGAGGATTTGTTCTGGGCAATCAGAGGCGGCGGAGGGACCAGCTTCGGGATCGTGTTAGATTTCACGGTGACGCTAGTCACCGTGCCGGAAACCGTCACGGTCTTCAACGTGACACGAACGCTGGAGGAAAACGCGACGGAGCTAGTCGATAAATGGCAACACATCGCCGATAAAGTCGACGAGAATCTCCTCCTCAGACTCTTCCTAAACCCTACCAACTCTCCGGCCACCAGAAACCTAACAGTCGCCGCCTCATTCACGTCGCTATACCTCGGTGGGGCCCGTGACCTTCTTCCTATAATGGAAGAGCAGTTTCCGGAGCTCGGATTGACCAAAGATGATTGCAAGGAGATGAGTTGGGTGGaatctcttctcttctttgcTAATGTAGACGACCAGCCCTTAGACGTATTGTTGGACCGGACGCCGGCGGGTGGGTTCGGATCCTCGTATTTCAAAGGGAAATCGGACTACGTGAGCGCTCCGATCCCCGTCACCGGTCTTAGGGAGATATGGAACTTCCTTCTACAAGAAGAAGGTTCTAGCCTGCAGTTCAGTCCGTACGGGGGAGTTCTGAACACCTACTCTGACGAGGAAACTCCGTTTCCTCATCGGAGAGGGAATATATTCATGATCCATTATGCAGTGGTGTGGTTAAACCTCAATGAATCGGAAGCGGGTATTCGTTGGATTAGGGGGCTCTATGGCTACATGGCACGCCACGTCACCCAGAATCCGCGGGCCGCTTACTTCAACTATAGGGATCTTGATATCGGAAGAAACAACGAAGCTGGGAATACAAGCTACGATCAAGCTAGTGTTTGGGGgcttaaatattttaagaataattttAGGAGATTGGTTCGTGTGAAGACGAAAGTTGACCCCTTGAACTTTTTCAGAGACGAGcaaagtattccagtgttgggatcgtccaaaaaaaaattgcatctactagagggacggagggaatag